The following proteins are co-located in the Wenzhouxiangella marina genome:
- a CDS encoding metallophosphoesterase family protein, with amino-acid sequence MTTLLAIGDMHLGRLPASLPDELRSLQRELGPEAAWMRSVTEAINRKVDGVVLAGDLVERSRDFFVAYGQLKAGLEKLATAGIRTWAVAGNHDVHVLPRLAEELDHLTLLGAGGRWQSTEIGDLDLIGWSFPQAEVRQSPLEDFPGRRGKRPLIGLLHCDRDQSNSRHAPVSSKDLESAPVSAWLLGHIHQPDPMDGDRPIGYLGSVSALRASETGDRGPWLIEAGKGKVRAEQLVLAPLRYESIDLDVSQLDDPEQLGSAILAGARDCVGALGDLCRAPEAIGLRLRLVGRSRIGAAIATAARQWLEDARPWTEQSIQLFIDKLELAFEPDIELERLAERQDPVGLLARRVLALRGADEVERERLLERAREQLGPLAEQREFRGLGRPLDDAALGEYLERAAMHSLSSLLAQTGAAG; translated from the coding sequence ATGACCACCCTGCTTGCGATCGGCGACATGCACCTGGGTCGTCTGCCCGCCAGCCTGCCCGATGAACTCAGGTCGCTGCAGCGCGAGCTGGGTCCGGAAGCGGCCTGGATGCGCAGCGTTACCGAAGCGATCAATCGCAAGGTCGACGGTGTGGTGCTGGCCGGGGATCTGGTCGAGCGCAGTCGCGACTTCTTCGTCGCCTACGGCCAGCTCAAGGCCGGACTGGAAAAGCTCGCCACGGCGGGCATCCGCACCTGGGCCGTCGCCGGCAATCACGACGTCCATGTCCTGCCGCGCCTGGCCGAGGAACTCGATCATCTGACCCTGCTCGGCGCCGGGGGGCGCTGGCAATCGACGGAGATCGGCGATCTGGACCTGATCGGCTGGTCCTTCCCGCAGGCCGAAGTCCGCCAGAGCCCGCTGGAGGACTTTCCGGGGCGCCGTGGCAAGCGGCCGCTGATCGGCCTGCTGCACTGCGACCGGGACCAGAGCAACAGCCGCCACGCGCCGGTGTCGAGCAAGGACCTCGAGTCCGCCCCCGTCTCGGCCTGGCTGCTGGGCCATATCCATCAACCCGACCCGATGGACGGGGACCGACCAATCGGCTACCTCGGCTCGGTCAGCGCCCTGCGCGCCAGCGAAACGGGCGACCGCGGGCCCTGGCTGATCGAAGCGGGCAAGGGCAAGGTACGCGCCGAGCAGCTGGTGCTGGCACCGCTTCGCTACGAATCGATCGACCTCGACGTCAGCCAGCTCGACGACCCGGAGCAGCTGGGTTCGGCGATCCTGGCCGGCGCCCGCGACTGCGTCGGCGCCCTGGGTGATCTGTGTCGAGCCCCCGAGGCCATCGGCCTGCGCCTGCGCCTGGTCGGGCGGAGCCGGATCGGAGCAGCAATCGCGACGGCGGCGCGCCAGTGGCTGGAGGATGCTCGCCCCTGGACCGAGCAATCGATCCAGTTGTTCATCGACAAGCTGGAGCTGGCCTTCGAACCCGACATCGAGCTCGAGCGCCTGGCCGAGCGCCAGGACCCCGTGGGCCTGCTGGCCCGCCGCGTCCTGGCCCTGCGCGGTGCCGACGAGGTGGAACGGGAACGCCTGCTCGAGCGGGCGCGCGAGCAACTCGGGCCGCTGGCCGAGCAGCGCGAGTTCCGAGGCCTGGGGCGCCCGCTCGATGACGCGGCACTGGGCGAGTATCTCGAACGCGCCGCCATGCACAGTCTGAGCAGCCTGCTGGCCCAGACCGGGGCGGCCGGATGA
- a CDS encoding ATP-binding cassette domain-containing protein gives MIQISDLTLRHGPEALLEHAEATIFPGHKVGLIGPNGCGKSSLFALLQGQLAADDGDVRIPAAWTLAAMAQEIKELDRPALDYVIDGDRRLRDAEARVRRTEAEGDGEAIAQAHAELDEAGGYTAAARAGSLLNGLGFKPEEHRKPVGDFSGGWRIRLSLARALMCPSDLLMLDEPTNHLDLETVVWLEDWLKRYAGTLIIISHDRDFLDQVVDSVLHIEHRRLVAYTGGYSDFERLRAERLAHQQARFEKQQREIAHMQSFIDRFRAKASKAKAAQSRIKALERMEQVAPAHADSPFHFEFPPPPKAANPLLSLDQVSLGYGSKRVLEGVSLSLAPGDRIGLLGLNGAGKSTLVRALAGELPPLDGRLTSSRGLQIGYFAQHQLEQLDGQASPLLHLQRLAPEASEQSLRDYLGGFDFHGDQATGPVAPLSGGEKARLVLALLVWQGPNLLLLDEPTNHLDLDMRHALTVALQGFEGAVVTVSHDRHLLTSTVEAYWLVADGQVRPFDGDLSDYRRWLSERNAPEKEDRQGGNERRETRRNQAERRERLRPLKNRVEKLTRQVDEASQRVAELERTLADAGLYEAERAGELAEVLTKQSEWRQRLEGLENDWMEAQEALDAAEAE, from the coding sequence ATGATCCAGATCAGCGACCTGACCCTGCGCCACGGCCCCGAGGCGCTGCTGGAGCACGCCGAAGCGACGATCTTCCCGGGCCACAAGGTCGGCCTGATCGGCCCGAACGGCTGTGGCAAGAGCAGCCTGTTCGCCCTGCTGCAGGGGCAGCTAGCGGCTGACGATGGCGACGTCCGCATTCCCGCTGCCTGGACCCTGGCCGCGATGGCCCAGGAGATCAAGGAGCTCGACCGACCGGCGCTCGACTACGTGATCGATGGGGACCGGCGCCTGCGCGACGCCGAGGCCCGCGTGCGCCGGACCGAGGCCGAGGGCGACGGCGAGGCCATCGCCCAGGCGCATGCCGAGCTCGACGAGGCCGGTGGCTACACCGCCGCCGCCCGCGCCGGCAGCCTGCTCAACGGCCTGGGCTTCAAGCCCGAGGAGCATCGCAAGCCGGTGGGAGACTTTTCGGGCGGCTGGCGCATCCGCCTGTCCCTGGCCCGCGCCCTGATGTGCCCCTCGGACCTGCTGATGCTCGACGAGCCGACCAACCACCTGGATCTCGAGACCGTGGTCTGGCTGGAAGACTGGCTGAAGCGCTACGCCGGCACCCTGATCATCATCTCGCACGACCGGGATTTCCTCGATCAGGTCGTCGACTCGGTGCTGCACATCGAGCATCGGCGCCTGGTGGCCTACACCGGCGGCTACAGCGACTTCGAGCGCCTGCGCGCCGAGCGCCTCGCCCACCAGCAGGCGCGCTTCGAGAAGCAGCAGCGCGAGATCGCCCACATGCAGAGCTTCATCGACCGCTTCCGGGCCAAGGCCAGCAAGGCAAAGGCCGCGCAGAGCCGCATCAAGGCCCTGGAGCGGATGGAACAGGTGGCACCGGCGCACGCCGACTCACCCTTCCATTTCGAGTTCCCCCCGCCGCCCAAGGCGGCGAATCCGCTCCTCAGCCTCGACCAGGTCAGCCTGGGATACGGTTCGAAGCGCGTGCTCGAAGGCGTGTCCTTGAGCCTGGCACCCGGCGACCGGATCGGCCTGCTCGGCCTCAACGGTGCGGGCAAGTCGACCCTGGTTCGCGCCCTGGCCGGTGAGCTGCCGCCGCTGGACGGGCGCCTGACGAGCAGCCGCGGCCTGCAGATCGGCTACTTCGCCCAGCATCAGCTCGAGCAGCTCGACGGGCAGGCCAGCCCCTTGCTGCATCTGCAGCGCCTGGCGCCCGAGGCCAGCGAACAGTCCCTCCGCGATTACCTGGGCGGCTTCGATTTTCATGGCGACCAGGCCACCGGCCCGGTCGCGCCGCTGTCCGGCGGCGAGAAAGCCCGATTGGTGCTGGCCCTGCTGGTCTGGCAGGGTCCCAACCTGCTGCTCCTCGACGAGCCGACCAACCACCTCGATCTGGACATGCGCCATGCCCTGACCGTGGCCCTGCAGGGCTTCGAGGGTGCGGTGGTGACGGTCTCTCACGATCGCCATCTGCTCACCAGCACCGTCGAGGCCTACTGGCTGGTGGCCGATGGCCAGGTCCGCCCCTTCGACGGCGACCTGTCCGACTATCGGCGCTGGCTGAGCGAACGCAATGCGCCGGAGAAGGAGGATCGCCAGGGCGGTAACGAACGCCGCGAGACCCGACGCAATCAAGCCGAACGCCGCGAACGTCTGCGTCCCCTGAAGAACCGGGTCGAGAAACTCACCCGCCAGGTCGACGAGGCCAGCCAGCGCGTGGCCGAACTGGAAAGGACCCTTGCCGATGCCGGCCTGTACGAGGCCGAGCGCGCCGGGGAGCTGGCCGAGGTCCTGACGAAACAGAGCGAATGGCGGCAGCGCCTCGAGGGCCTGGAGAACGACTGGATGGAAGCCCAGGAAGCGCTCGATGCGGCGGAAGCCGAGTAA
- a CDS encoding M48 family metallopeptidase, which yields MPYTLRVHPRARRVKLRVDERGELLVTVPRAFDTRRLPELIDERRHWIESVRRRQASLRAGLDEALQGPRPARIELPALDECWRVDYRSGRGERLTLQSASGRLRFTLPSTDPDELDARVRARLRDWLRARAREALAPQVDDLAREHGFRYRSIGIRNQRSRWGSCSAAGRLSLNARVLFASPEACRYVLVHELVHTRHLDHSPAFWARVAEIDPDYRAHMRQLDRVWRQLPDWV from the coding sequence TTGCCCTACACCTTGCGGGTGCACCCGCGCGCGCGCCGGGTCAAGCTGCGCGTGGACGAGCGGGGCGAGCTGCTGGTCACCGTCCCGCGTGCCTTCGATACGCGTCGTCTGCCGGAACTCATCGATGAGCGTCGGCACTGGATCGAGTCGGTTCGCCGTCGTCAGGCGAGCCTGCGTGCCGGTCTCGACGAGGCCCTGCAGGGGCCGCGCCCGGCACGTATCGAATTGCCCGCGCTCGACGAATGCTGGCGGGTCGACTACCGTTCGGGCCGCGGTGAGCGTCTGACGCTGCAGAGCGCGTCGGGCCGACTACGTTTCACCCTGCCGTCCACGGATCCCGACGAGCTCGATGCCCGGGTGCGGGCGCGGCTGCGCGACTGGCTGCGTGCCCGCGCTCGTGAAGCCCTGGCGCCGCAGGTCGACGACCTGGCCCGCGAGCACGGTTTCCGCTACCGTTCGATCGGCATCCGCAATCAACGCTCGCGCTGGGGCAGCTGTTCGGCCGCCGGCCGCCTGTCGCTCAATGCGCGCGTGCTGTTCGCCTCACCGGAGGCCTGCCGCTACGTGCTGGTGCACGAACTGGTGCACACCCGTCACCTCGACCATTCGCCGGCCTTCTGGGCCCGCGTGGCCGAGATCGATCCCGACTACCGGGCGCACATGCGCCAGCTCGACCGGGTCTGGCGCCAGCTGCCGGACTGGGTCTGA
- a CDS encoding dicarboxylate/amino acid:cation symporter yields the protein MQLILKLAAGILAGILLGLFAPDVLIRLLLTFKELFGQLLFFTIPLLILFYITAGIAGLPKASGHLLGRTVGTAYLSTILAGTLAFLIAALVVPFLATEGGAPPPEASEALAPFIEMNIPPVLGIMSALATAFIFGLGISATGAGTLKTFFEEGRDVIEVLLVKLIIPLLPFYIAGVFAELAAAGTVFETLKTFGVVLLLSVALHWVWLSVLYTIAGLRAGRSPLSLLKNMLPAYVTALGTMSSAATIPVTLKSARANEIREDIASFTIPLCATVHLSGSTITIVSCAVAVMVLTEALAIPSLLTMLPFIMMLGLVMLAAPGVPGGAVMSAVGLLGTMLGFSETAVALMIALYMAQDSFGTACNVTGDGAIAVMVDAAAGGD from the coding sequence ATGCAACTCATCCTCAAACTCGCGGCCGGCATCCTGGCCGGTATCCTGCTCGGTCTGTTCGCGCCCGACGTGCTGATCCGCCTGCTGCTGACCTTCAAGGAGCTGTTCGGCCAGCTGCTGTTCTTCACCATTCCGCTGCTGATCCTGTTCTACATCACCGCCGGGATCGCCGGCCTGCCCAAGGCCTCGGGCCACCTGCTCGGCCGCACCGTCGGCACGGCCTACCTGTCGACCATCCTGGCCGGTACCCTGGCCTTCCTGATCGCGGCCCTCGTCGTGCCCTTCCTCGCCACCGAGGGTGGGGCACCGCCGCCGGAGGCTTCGGAAGCGCTGGCGCCATTCATCGAAATGAACATCCCGCCGGTGCTGGGCATCATGAGCGCCCTGGCCACGGCCTTCATCTTCGGCCTGGGGATTTCCGCGACCGGCGCCGGCACGCTCAAGACCTTCTTCGAGGAAGGTCGCGATGTGATCGAAGTGCTGCTGGTCAAGCTCATCATCCCGCTGCTGCCCTTCTACATCGCCGGCGTGTTCGCCGAACTGGCCGCCGCCGGTACCGTCTTCGAGACCCTGAAGACCTTCGGCGTGGTGCTGCTGCTCTCCGTGGCCCTGCACTGGGTCTGGCTGTCGGTGCTCTACACGATCGCGGGCCTGCGGGCCGGCCGTTCGCCGCTGTCCCTGCTCAAGAACATGCTGCCGGCCTACGTGACCGCCCTGGGCACGATGTCCAGCGCCGCCACGATCCCGGTCACCCTGAAGTCGGCTCGCGCCAACGAGATCCGCGAAGACATCGCCAGCTTCACGATCCCGCTCTGCGCCACGGTCCATCTGTCGGGTTCGACGATCACGATCGTGTCCTGTGCGGTCGCGGTCATGGTGCTGACCGAAGCCCTGGCCATTCCCTCCCTGCTGACCATGCTGCCCTTCATCATGATGCTCGGTCTGGTCATGCTCGCCGCCCCCGGCGTGCCGGGCGGTGCCGTGATGTCGGCGGTCGGCCTGCTCGGCACCATGCTCGGCTTCAGCGAAACCGCCGTGGCCCTGATGATCGCCCTCTACATGGCCCAGGACAGCTTCGGTACGGCCTGTAACGTCACCGGTGACGGAGCCATCGCGGTGATGGTGGATGCGGCGGCCGGTGGGGATTAG
- a CDS encoding cold-shock protein yields MTKINLMALLLFVGGLAGGPAQAQGQLQAPSTHSTWLVMAQAPCSRERGHVKWFDAGRGYGIITPHRCPSEPCHEVQVHHSDLRSSAGLTEGQEVCYSLGERSGLPYAYDVVVIAW; encoded by the coding sequence ATGACGAAGATCAATCTCATGGCTTTGCTCTTGTTCGTCGGCGGACTCGCTGGAGGGCCGGCCCAGGCTCAGGGGCAGCTGCAAGCTCCGTCGACCCATTCGACGTGGCTCGTCATGGCGCAGGCGCCTTGCAGCCGGGAGCGCGGGCACGTGAAGTGGTTCGATGCCGGACGAGGCTATGGCATCATCACCCCCCACCGTTGTCCTTCCGAACCCTGTCATGAAGTCCAGGTGCATCACTCGGACCTCCGCAGCAGCGCCGGCCTGACCGAGGGGCAGGAGGTCTGCTACTCCCTGGGTGAACGGTCCGGTTTGCCCTATGCCTACGATGTGGTGGTGATCGCCTGGTAG
- a CDS encoding alpha/beta hydrolase family protein, whose translation MNDRILTRLSAGLLGILLSLYPWGQARSEVPELVTERYEFELGGQRLVGLLDRPTRPMATVIIVHGYGETRVLEQNAWFALRSFFAGLGLNVLLWDKPGCGESDGEFDINQSVASSAEEVLAAARSLRRRAIPGSEVIGLWGISRAGWIAPLAMQADPDLAFWISVSGTDDRENARYLLEQNWRIEGRSEEEIGMLLDEWQQGFDTVWQGGSYRDYLAATRRLREDPFMQFMGWAEAVSEAGFLAYQSKFEDGTFLVDRDSGLQVYVPKFRAVLSSIDRPVLALFGEKDTNVDWRSTASLYHETLGENPAAELTIISFPDADHNLHIAETGGIREMQSRADSRYAPGFAQAMGDWLIARGFGRR comes from the coding sequence ATGAACGATCGCATTCTCACCAGACTGAGCGCTGGGCTCCTGGGCATTCTGCTGAGCCTGTATCCGTGGGGCCAGGCCCGTTCCGAGGTGCCGGAGCTTGTCACCGAACGCTACGAGTTCGAGCTCGGAGGCCAGCGTCTGGTCGGCCTGCTGGATCGGCCGACGCGACCCATGGCGACCGTGATCATCGTGCACGGCTATGGCGAGACGCGCGTGCTGGAGCAGAACGCCTGGTTCGCCCTGCGCAGCTTCTTTGCCGGCCTGGGCCTCAATGTGCTGCTCTGGGACAAGCCCGGTTGCGGAGAAAGCGACGGCGAGTTCGACATCAACCAGTCGGTGGCAAGCAGTGCGGAGGAAGTGCTGGCTGCCGCACGTTCGCTTCGCAGGCGCGCGATTCCCGGCAGCGAAGTGATCGGGCTCTGGGGCATCAGTCGCGCCGGCTGGATCGCGCCCTTGGCGATGCAGGCGGATCCGGACCTTGCGTTCTGGATTTCCGTCAGCGGGACCGACGACCGGGAGAACGCCCGCTATCTGCTCGAGCAGAACTGGCGCATCGAAGGGCGGAGCGAGGAGGAAATCGGGATGCTGCTCGACGAATGGCAGCAGGGCTTCGACACGGTCTGGCAGGGTGGCAGTTACCGCGACTACCTGGCGGCCACTCGTCGTCTTCGCGAGGACCCCTTCATGCAGTTCATGGGCTGGGCGGAAGCGGTGTCGGAAGCCGGTTTCCTGGCCTACCAGTCGAAATTCGAAGATGGGACCTTCCTGGTCGATCGCGACTCCGGATTGCAGGTCTACGTGCCGAAGTTCCGCGCCGTGCTGAGCTCGATCGATCGACCCGTACTGGCCCTGTTCGGTGAAAAGGACACGAACGTGGACTGGCGATCGACGGCAAGCCTGTATCACGAAACCCTGGGCGAGAACCCCGCCGCCGAGCTGACGATCATCAGCTTTCCCGATGCCGATCACAACCTGCACATCGCCGAGACCGGCGGTATTCGGGAAATGCAGAGTCGAGCTGATTCTCGCTACGCGCCCGGCTTTGCCCAGGCGATGGGGGACTGGCTGATCGCCCGGGGCTTCGGTCGTCGCTGA
- a CDS encoding beta-lactamase hydrolase domain-containing protein, whose translation MRTALCLLLFCSSLALADQDMPSPALADYLADSYRVEERIVIGGQPSAPALQALSDEGIQTVINFRTRSEVEGLDFDEPALLAATGVDYHEIGIGRGEGAYSPAVLEEFNARMNAAGENGILLHCGSGYRASQVYAAWLVKYRGLSPNEALERVSPSGWWPMPMEQLLGQPLSVEIEEG comes from the coding sequence ATGCGCACCGCCCTTTGTCTGCTTCTCTTCTGCTCGAGCCTAGCGCTGGCCGATCAGGACATGCCCTCGCCCGCTCTGGCCGACTACCTTGCCGACAGCTATCGAGTGGAAGAGCGCATCGTGATCGGGGGACAGCCCTCGGCGCCGGCCTTGCAGGCCTTGAGCGATGAAGGCATCCAGACCGTCATCAACTTCCGGACGCGATCGGAAGTCGAGGGCCTGGACTTCGACGAGCCCGCGCTGCTGGCGGCCACCGGCGTCGACTACCACGAGATCGGCATCGGCCGAGGCGAGGGCGCCTACAGCCCGGCGGTGCTCGAAGAGTTCAATGCCCGCATGAACGCCGCGGGCGAGAACGGAATCCTTCTCCACTGCGGCTCCGGCTACCGGGCCAGCCAGGTCTACGCCGCCTGGCTGGTGAAGTACAGAGGCCTGAGCCCCAACGAAGCCCTGGAGCGCGTCTCACCCTCGGGCTGGTGGCCGATGCCGATGGAGCAACTGCTCGGCCAGCCCCTGAGCGTGGAAATCGAAGAAGGCTGA